In Holophagales bacterium, one DNA window encodes the following:
- a CDS encoding glycosyltransferase family 39 protein, with translation MAANVATSTRGLPSFGSQMSRSVVRHSRLWTVAILALMAFNVFAGLGSARVDDSDEARYGVSSHEMLNGGSWLVPTYAGKCETWNLKPPLGYWIQALSLAAFGQSALALRLPSALSALAVVFVTMELARRWLGRAEALLAGAVLATAFGFLGHHAARSGDLDAMLSLLVIAAMARLSRFGEGRSRGLDLGLICGAIFLLKSFAVLPVLGVAAVFLAVRGERRAWRGLGISLLILVAVVVLWAVARVRADGSDFFLRQMVNEDLLARSTHSIDRSRGHSLTYLDKLLDRFAPWPIPLAAAGMLAWRDRRVRRTGRRADRALALLVLWAAIPFLLFSIARTHHHWYLLPIYPALAMLTAVSLRSLGRRAGTRWGPPAFVVAIVVALAFCETRVLLQSLGRDRAPESQRFLASLGRLKQEERQPLAAAFPLSHSERFLLEGVAGFRVREMGDGASGNEPPAATAEWSLRSLSSRGGDTVDFCSEGSTLAAGEGYLLCSGSAAGERVSRREIAPATVPAARTK, from the coding sequence GTGGCGGCGAACGTTGCGACGAGCACCCGCGGCTTGCCGTCCTTCGGCTCGCAGATGAGCCGCTCGGTCGTGCGTCACTCTCGCCTCTGGACGGTGGCGATTCTCGCGCTGATGGCCTTCAACGTCTTTGCCGGGCTGGGCAGTGCGCGGGTGGACGACTCCGACGAGGCGCGCTACGGCGTCTCCAGTCACGAGATGCTGAACGGTGGATCCTGGCTCGTCCCGACCTACGCCGGGAAGTGCGAGACCTGGAACCTCAAGCCGCCGCTCGGCTACTGGATTCAGGCTCTCTCTCTTGCCGCCTTCGGCCAGAGCGCCCTCGCACTGCGCCTGCCTTCGGCCCTTTCCGCGCTCGCCGTGGTCTTCGTGACCATGGAGCTGGCGCGACGCTGGCTCGGGCGTGCCGAAGCGCTCCTCGCCGGAGCGGTCTTGGCGACCGCCTTCGGTTTTCTCGGGCACCACGCGGCGCGCAGCGGTGATCTCGACGCGATGCTCTCGCTCCTGGTGATCGCGGCGATGGCCCGACTCTCCCGGTTCGGCGAGGGACGGTCGCGGGGCCTGGACCTGGGGCTGATCTGCGGAGCGATCTTCCTGCTCAAGAGCTTCGCGGTCCTGCCGGTGCTCGGTGTGGCGGCCGTCTTTCTGGCTGTCCGGGGGGAGCGTCGAGCCTGGCGAGGGCTGGGCATCTCCCTCTTGATTCTCGTTGCCGTCGTGGTGCTCTGGGCGGTGGCCCGCGTTCGCGCGGACGGGTCGGACTTCTTCCTGCGGCAGATGGTCAACGAAGACCTGCTGGCCCGCTCGACCCACTCGATCGATCGCTCGCGGGGCCACAGCCTGACCTACCTCGACAAGCTGCTCGACCGCTTCGCTCCCTGGCCGATCCCACTCGCCGCGGCGGGGATGCTCGCGTGGCGCGATCGCCGGGTCCGCCGCACGGGACGGCGCGCCGACAGGGCGCTGGCGCTGCTCGTGCTCTGGGCCGCGATCCCGTTCCTGCTCTTCTCGATCGCTCGAACCCACCATCACTGGTATCTGTTGCCGATCTATCCGGCACTGGCGATGCTCACCGCCGTCTCCTTGCGCTCTCTCGGCCGGCGAGCCGGGACGCGATGGGGACCACCCGCCTTCGTCGTCGCGATCGTCGTCGCGTTGGCGTTCTGCGAGACGCGCGTGCTGCTGCAGTCGCTCGGGCGCGATCGTGCCCCCGAGAGCCAGCGGTTCCTCGCCTCGCTCGGCAGGCTGAAGCAGGAAGAGAGGCAGCCACTCGCGGCGGCCTTCCCGCTCTCGCACTCCGAGCGCTTCCTGCTCGAGGGCGTGGCCGGGTTCCGCGTCCGGGAGATGGGCGACGGCGCCTCGGGAAACGAGCCGCCGGCGGCGACCGCCGAATGGTCGTTGCGATCCCTCTCCTCGCGCGGCGGCGACACCGTCGACTTCTGCAGTGAGGGCTCGACGCTCGCCGCAGGAGAGGGATACCTGCTCTGCTCCGGCTCCGCGGCAGGCGAGCGCGTCTCGCGCCGGGAAATTGCGCCCGCGACCGTTCCAGCCGCCCGAACCAAGTGA
- the hypD gene encoding hydrogenase formation protein HypD encodes MRFVDEYRGEEEARQLFAALHRDARHPWNLMEVCGGQTHTLIRSGIDRMLPPAIGLVHGPGCPVCVTPLELIDRALAIARRPEVIFTSFGDMLRVPGSTTDLLAVKSAGGDVRMVYSPLDAVKLARKHPDREVVFFAVGFETTAPPNAMAVWQARELGLTNFSILTSHVLVPPAMEAILGSPDCRVQAFLAAGHVCAVMGYWEYEPIAAKYRVPIVVTGFEPLDLLQGIHMAVKALEEGRFGVENQYARAVTRDGLKPAQQLVGQVFEVCDRKWRGIGTIPLSGLRLREAFLAYDAERKFAVSGIAAEESPLCIAGEVLQGIKKPHECPAFGKECTPERPLGAPMVSSEGACSAYHRYGRLAS; translated from the coding sequence ATGCGCTTCGTCGACGAGTACCGCGGCGAGGAGGAGGCGCGCCAGCTCTTCGCCGCCCTCCACCGCGACGCCCGCCACCCCTGGAACCTGATGGAGGTCTGCGGCGGACAGACCCACACGCTCATCCGCTCGGGGATCGACCGCATGCTGCCGCCGGCGATCGGTCTGGTGCACGGTCCGGGCTGCCCGGTCTGCGTCACCCCGCTCGAGCTCATCGACCGGGCGCTCGCTATCGCCCGGCGCCCCGAAGTGATCTTCACCTCCTTCGGCGACATGCTGCGCGTGCCCGGTTCGACGACCGACCTGCTCGCCGTCAAGTCCGCCGGCGGCGACGTGCGCATGGTCTACTCGCCACTCGACGCGGTGAAGCTCGCCCGCAAGCACCCGGATCGCGAGGTCGTCTTCTTCGCCGTCGGCTTCGAGACCACCGCACCGCCCAACGCGATGGCGGTCTGGCAGGCGCGCGAGCTCGGGCTGACCAACTTCTCGATCCTCACCTCGCACGTCCTCGTGCCGCCGGCGATGGAGGCGATCCTCGGCTCGCCCGACTGCCGGGTCCAGGCGTTCCTCGCCGCCGGCCACGTCTGCGCGGTGATGGGCTACTGGGAGTACGAGCCGATCGCCGCGAAGTACCGGGTGCCGATCGTCGTCACCGGCTTCGAGCCGCTCGACCTGCTGCAGGGGATCCACATGGCGGTCAAGGCGCTCGAGGAGGGGCGCTTCGGCGTCGAGAACCAGTACGCCCGCGCGGTCACCCGCGACGGCTTGAAGCCAGCGCAACAGCTCGTCGGGCAGGTCTTCGAGGTCTGCGACCGGAAGTGGCGCGGCATCGGCACGATTCCGCTCTCCGGCCTGCGGCTGCGCGAGGCGTTCCTCGCCTACGACGCCGAGCGCAAGTTCGCGGTCTCCGGGATCGCCGCCGAAGAGTCGCCGCTCTGCATCGCCGGCGAGGTGCTGCAGGGGATCAAGAAGCCGCACGAATGCCCGGCGTTCGGCAAGGAGTGCACGCCGGAGCGACCGCTCGGCGCGCCGATGGTCTCCTCTGAGGGCGCCTGCTCGGCCTACCACCGCTACGGGAGGCTCGCATCGTGA
- a CDS encoding IPTL-CTERM sorting domain-containing protein, which translates to MSRARGTSPFDPCRRSLASTVIAISILAGAAAARAWDHVPFHAATASVQQGVLDRGTSRACSLDTNAESVSPAPFVFKDNDPGQDHLYQAYDYYNNGPQRCVRVNLRWTHQDCGDAEIGIGLYLGSFNPADPRQNLLTHSYKNYFDVSGIDFNDYRQSPGYYRDAWAAYHLDDSMWVAAVVPALAHVVVVLDSTLTPGSNLDCPVDPATSSLVLEPIRLDTNPLSVSVNDVSNYEYNPPSTPTLKFGVSLSRQFDAPFTVHFATSNGTAVAGVDYTPNAGDLTFAPGETFHYITVNTLPNVIDETPPGEKTVHLTLSAPSSPYVQLADATAVGKIVDDDDTAGLCAITNVVGDGDLPLGHVGQPYGPVDLRGYSATFDPTMNYGWAQNGGVLPPGVVLGTTTVEDPPGSGNQEVHGQLSGTPTAPGVYFFNVLLTCPVDDPDPGTPPPQTYERQFRIEVLDNAPQAIFTMPDVAHVEGNAGTTPVNITMNLSQPLDETLPLEVLLFDGSASTADNDYVPLLQVPQPTEIAAGVTQEFFSLDIVGDTTVENDETFLVQVRTAVSHTVLGTATVTILNDDAPLFDVPTLGDFGLGALALGLAGAGLRTLRRRRERERRV; encoded by the coding sequence ATGTCACGAGCTCGGGGGACAAGCCCCTTCGACCCATGCCGGCGTTCGCTGGCGTCGACGGTCATCGCGATCTCGATTCTCGCCGGCGCCGCGGCGGCGCGAGCCTGGGACCACGTCCCGTTCCACGCCGCCACCGCGTCGGTGCAGCAGGGGGTGCTCGATCGCGGCACCTCTCGCGCCTGTTCGCTCGACACCAACGCCGAGTCCGTCTCGCCGGCGCCGTTCGTCTTCAAGGACAACGACCCCGGGCAGGACCACCTCTACCAGGCGTACGACTACTACAACAACGGCCCGCAGCGCTGCGTGCGCGTGAATCTGCGCTGGACTCACCAGGATTGTGGCGACGCCGAGATCGGCATCGGGCTCTACCTGGGCAGCTTCAATCCGGCCGATCCGCGCCAGAACCTGCTCACTCACTCCTACAAGAACTACTTCGACGTCTCCGGCATCGACTTCAACGACTATCGGCAGAGCCCGGGCTACTACCGCGACGCCTGGGCCGCCTATCACCTCGACGACTCGATGTGGGTCGCCGCGGTGGTGCCGGCGCTGGCGCACGTGGTCGTCGTCCTCGACTCGACGCTCACCCCGGGCTCGAACCTCGACTGCCCGGTCGATCCCGCCACCTCGTCGCTGGTGCTCGAGCCGATCCGCCTGGACACTAACCCCCTGTCGGTGTCCGTCAACGACGTCAGCAACTACGAGTACAACCCTCCGTCGACGCCGACGCTCAAGTTCGGCGTCTCGCTCTCGCGGCAGTTCGATGCTCCGTTCACCGTCCACTTCGCGACCAGCAACGGCACGGCGGTGGCCGGCGTCGACTACACCCCGAACGCGGGCGATCTCACCTTCGCGCCGGGCGAGACGTTCCACTACATCACCGTCAACACGCTGCCGAACGTGATCGACGAGACGCCGCCGGGCGAGAAGACGGTCCATCTCACGCTCTCGGCGCCCAGCTCCCCGTACGTGCAGCTCGCCGACGCGACGGCCGTGGGGAAGATCGTCGACGACGACGACACCGCGGGGCTCTGCGCCATCACCAACGTCGTCGGCGACGGCGACCTGCCGCTCGGCCACGTCGGCCAGCCGTACGGACCGGTCGACCTGCGCGGCTACTCGGCGACCTTCGACCCGACGATGAACTACGGCTGGGCGCAGAACGGCGGGGTGTTACCGCCGGGAGTCGTCCTCGGCACGACGACGGTCGAGGATCCGCCGGGCTCCGGCAACCAGGAGGTGCACGGCCAGCTCTCCGGCACGCCGACGGCGCCGGGCGTCTACTTCTTCAACGTGCTGCTCACGTGTCCGGTCGACGACCCCGATCCGGGCACGCCACCGCCGCAGACCTACGAGCGGCAGTTCCGCATCGAGGTGCTCGACAACGCGCCGCAGGCGATCTTCACCATGCCGGACGTCGCGCACGTCGAGGGCAACGCCGGCACCACGCCGGTCAACATCACGATGAACCTGTCGCAGCCGCTCGACGAGACGCTGCCGCTCGAGGTCCTCCTCTTCGACGGCTCGGCCTCGACGGCGGACAACGACTACGTGCCGCTGCTCCAGGTTCCCCAGCCGACCGAGATCGCCGCGGGCGTGACGCAGGAGTTCTTCAGCCTCGACATCGTCGGCGACACGACGGTGGAGAACGACGAGACCTTCCTCGTCCAGGTGCGCACCGCCGTGAGCCACACGGTGCTCGGCACCGCGACGGTAACGATCCTCAACGACGACGCGCCGCTCTTCGACGTTCCCACCCTCGGCGACTTCGGGCTCGGCGCGCTCGCTCTCGGTCTCGCCGGAGCGGGGCTCCGCACCCTGCGGCGGCGACGCGAGCGGGAACGGCGCGTCTAG
- a CDS encoding ABC transporter permease — translation MRSLRRWGTMALESGRLAATGIRAQPLRSSLAVMGVVIGIVTVTLVTSVLAGVRGQVALLFREFGSDNIFAYHRRGDPYSPPSQAEAQRRTLDPAWAEPIARLGDDIREVGVQLIVPTVVGGRALTARANGGEADKALVEGLTANFFEVTGAEFEAGRPFSTLEAATGARVAVIGSNIAQALFGRGQSVGKRILLGGTEFFVVGEAAPRKGGFFGENRQDNVIAVPIDTARRLYPSAKDTVFYIRAEPGRRDAARSEAEAILRRLRDLAPEQENDFNLSTADQIIAQLDQVSALIGLVTLALAAVSLGIGGIGIANVMIIAVTERTREIGVRRAIGAPRREVMRQFLLEAAMLSLAGGALGVLVAWAIGALLFLVAPALASVPPLWVVVGGLAASFATGVVAGYGPARRAAALDPVEALRYE, via the coding sequence ATGAGGAGCCTCCGCCGCTGGGGGACGATGGCGCTCGAGTCGGGGCGCCTGGCCGCGACGGGGATCCGCGCGCAGCCGCTGCGTTCGTCGCTCGCGGTGATGGGCGTGGTCATCGGCATCGTCACCGTGACGCTCGTCACCTCGGTGCTCGCCGGGGTGCGTGGACAGGTGGCGCTGCTCTTTCGCGAGTTCGGCAGCGACAACATCTTCGCCTACCATCGGCGCGGCGACCCCTACTCGCCGCCGTCGCAGGCCGAGGCGCAGCGGCGCACGCTCGACCCCGCGTGGGCCGAGCCGATCGCCCGGCTCGGCGACGACATCCGCGAGGTCGGCGTGCAGCTCATCGTGCCGACGGTGGTCGGCGGCCGGGCGCTGACCGCGCGCGCCAACGGCGGCGAGGCCGACAAGGCGCTGGTCGAGGGGCTGACGGCGAACTTCTTCGAGGTGACGGGGGCGGAGTTCGAGGCCGGGCGGCCGTTCTCGACGCTCGAGGCGGCGACCGGCGCGCGGGTCGCGGTGATCGGCTCGAACATCGCCCAGGCGCTGTTCGGCCGCGGACAGAGCGTCGGCAAGCGGATCCTCCTCGGCGGCACCGAGTTCTTCGTCGTCGGCGAAGCCGCGCCGCGCAAGGGCGGCTTCTTCGGCGAGAACCGGCAGGACAACGTCATCGCCGTGCCGATCGACACCGCCCGCCGCCTCTACCCGTCGGCCAAGGACACCGTGTTCTACATCCGCGCCGAGCCGGGCCGGCGCGACGCGGCGCGCAGCGAAGCCGAGGCGATCCTGCGCCGCCTGCGCGACCTCGCTCCCGAGCAGGAGAACGACTTCAACCTCTCGACGGCCGACCAGATCATCGCCCAGCTCGACCAGGTCTCGGCGCTGATCGGGCTGGTGACGCTGGCGCTCGCCGCCGTGTCGCTCGGCATCGGCGGCATCGGCATCGCCAACGTGATGATCATCGCGGTGACCGAGCGCACACGCGAGATCGGCGTGCGGCGAGCGATCGGCGCGCCGCGTCGCGAGGTGATGCGGCAGTTCCTGCTCGAGGCGGCGATGCTCTCCCTCGCCGGCGGCGCGCTCGGCGTGCTGGTCGCCTGGGCGATCGGCGCGCTGCTCTTCCTCGTCGCGCCGGCGCTCGCCTCGGTGCCGCCGCTCTGGGTGGTGGTCGGCGGTCTCGCCGCCTCCTTCGCCACCGGGGTCGTCGCCGGCTACGGGCCGGCGCGCCGCGCGGCGGCGCTCGACCCGGTCGAAGCGTTGCGCTACGAGTGA
- a CDS encoding right-handed parallel beta-helix repeat-containing protein, which produces MTSPLCLERLTTRALAALLLAGVLAAPARAVTFSVSKTADTNDGTCNADCSLREAIVAANTAAGSDTITFAVAGTFSITGTALPSITSPLVINGTSAPGWTSTPVVRIDGVGLASGNGLTFAAGASASSVYGVAITRFPGNGILIQTSSTAVTRSYLGVALDGTTDAGNGLAGVVVSALNCVVGNTSIGNVISGNGGHGIQVLSGSDSLQIRDNRIGTNAAGTAALPNDLGGILGSGSAGVGVGGTLAGQGNLISGNGGLGIELAGSSNHWTIAGNSVGVNAAGTSALGNAGGGIYLGTSSHTVGGVSAVAKNVVSANLNYGILVGSAADAVLILGNTLGTNAAGTAAISGQPIGIRVQGTNCTIGSVTGTGRNLISGHTWDAISLEGTATGCVVIANYVGLDAAGSAPLPNGSGVSVNGSANTVGGDTAGERNVISGNSADGVVLRGTNNKVIGNYIGTNPAGTAALPNGGNGIRVLTATSGAIGGLNPGEGNVLSGNVANGISFDSDTSGLTVQGNLIGVDATGLLALGNAGGVKLDGSGHTLGGAVAAARNVISGNPQGGVAVSGTGHVIRGNYIGTNVTGSAAITGSTAHGIRVLVASGITIGGSAAGEGNLISGNGSAGIATEGTSSTVTIKGNKIGTNAAGSAAVANGGGVSLGGSGHLLGGGSAGARNLISGNAGDGVDLSGVQEVVRGNYIGVNGAGTAALGNGGFGIRGYGQVDGEIGGPAAADGNVISGNGRSVSFELGATGNRMRNNIVGLDATGTVDLADSGTGIELGSPGNTIGAPGAGNVIAGFPYNGIAITGAVATGNVIQGNWIGTNAALAGGLGNYQIGIYVDTASGNTIGGLGAGEGNVVANSGFLGIWVEHGERNEISGNSIFGSALLGIDVGEQGVAPNDSGDADVGGNRSQNYPLIAAAMVSGATTSVQGRLNNEPNTQYRVELFSSPTCGATGFGEGRTYRGATLVTTDAVGLGTLSTILPLAVPDPFLTATVTDPLGNTSELSPCVAIGGANPGKLQFYRNAVLSYEGNLPTGDAVVTRSHGLSGTVSVTFTSSDNTAVAGQDYTDSDQTLTFAPWEVVKVVKIPILFDPAPEPSPEFANLALSAPSGGATLGVASSLLYIFDNDPAYPGITIDDAAVVEGDSGQTLMTFNVHLSPSNHAVTVTYFTGQGTATPGQDFQSSDGTLSFGASGSVQTLPVQVAVWGDTDVEADEVLWLTITTAPGGGNWVAYDTVAAGKILNDDSGTPPPPGAIFADTFEVGSTGRWSDATP; this is translated from the coding sequence ATGACCTCTCCGCTTTGCCTCGAACGCTTGACGACTCGAGCGCTGGCCGCTCTTCTCCTCGCCGGCGTGCTCGCCGCTCCGGCGCGCGCGGTGACCTTCTCGGTCTCGAAGACCGCCGACACCAACGACGGCACCTGCAACGCCGACTGCTCGCTGCGGGAGGCGATCGTCGCCGCCAACACGGCGGCAGGCAGCGACACGATCACCTTTGCAGTGGCCGGGACCTTCTCGATCACCGGCACCGCGCTGCCTTCGATCACCAGCCCGCTGGTGATCAACGGCACCTCGGCCCCCGGCTGGACGAGCACGCCGGTCGTACGGATCGACGGCGTGGGGCTCGCCTCCGGCAACGGGCTGACCTTCGCCGCCGGAGCCTCGGCCTCCAGCGTCTACGGCGTGGCGATCACCCGCTTTCCGGGCAACGGCATCCTGATCCAGACCTCCAGCACGGCGGTGACGCGCTCCTATCTCGGGGTGGCGCTCGACGGCACCACCGACGCCGGCAACGGCCTCGCGGGGGTGGTCGTCTCGGCGCTCAACTGCGTGGTCGGCAACACCTCGATCGGCAACGTCATCTCCGGCAACGGCGGCCATGGCATCCAGGTGCTGAGCGGGTCAGACAGCCTGCAGATCCGGGACAATCGCATCGGCACGAACGCGGCTGGCACCGCGGCGCTCCCGAACGACCTCGGCGGGATCCTGGGGTCCGGCAGTGCCGGCGTCGGGGTCGGCGGGACGCTCGCCGGCCAGGGCAATCTCATCTCCGGCAACGGTGGTCTCGGGATCGAGCTCGCCGGCAGCTCCAACCACTGGACGATCGCCGGCAACTCTGTCGGGGTCAACGCCGCCGGGACCTCGGCGTTGGGCAACGCCGGTGGCGGCATCTACCTCGGCACCAGCAGCCACACCGTCGGCGGGGTCTCCGCCGTGGCGAAGAACGTCGTCTCGGCGAACCTCAACTACGGGATCCTCGTCGGCAGCGCCGCCGACGCCGTGTTGATCCTCGGCAACACCCTTGGCACCAACGCTGCCGGAACTGCGGCCATTTCCGGTCAGCCGATCGGCATCCGGGTCCAGGGCACGAATTGCACGATCGGCAGCGTCACCGGCACCGGGCGCAACCTCATCTCGGGCCATACCTGGGACGCGATCTCGCTCGAGGGCACGGCAACGGGATGCGTGGTGATCGCCAACTACGTCGGCCTCGACGCTGCGGGCTCCGCCCCGCTCCCGAACGGCAGCGGGGTGAGTGTCAACGGCAGCGCCAACACCGTGGGTGGCGACACGGCGGGCGAACGCAACGTCATCTCGGGCAACTCCGCCGATGGCGTCGTGTTGCGCGGCACGAACAACAAGGTGATCGGCAACTACATCGGCACCAACCCCGCCGGGACGGCGGCGCTCCCCAACGGCGGCAACGGGATCCGGGTCCTCACCGCGACCAGCGGAGCGATCGGCGGCCTCAACCCCGGCGAAGGCAACGTCCTCTCCGGGAACGTCGCCAACGGCATCTCCTTCGACAGCGACACCAGCGGTCTGACCGTGCAGGGCAACCTGATCGGTGTCGACGCGACCGGACTCCTGGCGCTCGGCAACGCCGGCGGCGTGAAGCTCGATGGCAGCGGTCACACCCTGGGCGGCGCCGTCGCCGCGGCGCGCAACGTCATCTCGGGAAACCCCCAGGGCGGCGTCGCGGTCAGCGGCACGGGGCACGTCATCCGCGGCAACTACATCGGCACCAACGTCACCGGCTCGGCGGCGATCACGGGCAGTACTGCCCACGGCATCCGTGTGCTGGTGGCGAGCGGCATCACCATCGGTGGCAGCGCGGCGGGCGAGGGCAATCTGATCTCCGGCAACGGCTCGGCCGGCATCGCCACCGAGGGAACGAGCTCCACGGTCACCATCAAGGGCAACAAGATCGGCACCAACGCCGCCGGCTCTGCGGCGGTCGCCAACGGCGGCGGCGTTTCGCTCGGCGGCTCCGGGCACCTGCTCGGCGGCGGCTCGGCGGGGGCGCGCAATCTCATCTCGGGCAACGCGGGCGACGGCGTGGACCTGTCCGGTGTCCAGGAGGTCGTGCGCGGCAACTACATCGGGGTGAACGGGGCCGGCACGGCGGCACTCGGCAACGGCGGCTTCGGGATCCGCGGCTACGGCCAGGTCGACGGCGAGATCGGCGGCCCGGCGGCGGCGGACGGCAACGTCATCTCCGGCAACGGGCGGAGCGTGTCGTTCGAGCTCGGGGCCACCGGCAACCGGATGCGCAACAACATCGTCGGCCTCGACGCCACCGGCACCGTCGATCTCGCCGACAGCGGTACCGGCATCGAGCTCGGTTCGCCCGGCAACACGATCGGCGCGCCGGGAGCCGGCAACGTCATCGCCGGCTTCCCCTACAACGGCATCGCCATCACCGGCGCGGTGGCGACCGGCAACGTGATCCAGGGCAACTGGATCGGCACGAATGCGGCGCTGGCCGGAGGTCTCGGCAACTACCAGATCGGGATCTATGTGGACACGGCGAGCGGCAACACGATCGGCGGCCTCGGTGCGGGAGAGGGCAACGTCGTCGCCAACAGTGGCTTCCTCGGCATCTGGGTCGAGCACGGCGAACGCAACGAGATCTCCGGCAACTCGATCTTCGGGAGCGCTCTCCTGGGGATCGACGTCGGCGAGCAGGGCGTGGCGCCGAACGACAGCGGCGACGCCGACGTCGGCGGCAACCGGAGCCAGAACTACCCGCTGATCGCCGCGGCGATGGTGAGTGGCGCGACGACCAGCGTCCAGGGGCGACTGAACAACGAGCCGAACACGCAGTATCGCGTCGAGCTCTTCTCGAGCCCGACCTGCGGCGCGACCGGATTCGGCGAGGGCCGAACCTATCGCGGCGCGACGCTCGTCACCACCGACGCCGTCGGCCTGGGGACGCTCTCGACGATCCTGCCCCTGGCGGTCCCCGACCCGTTCCTGACGGCGACCGTCACCGACCCGCTCGGCAACACCTCGGAGCTCTCGCCCTGCGTCGCGATCGGTGGCGCCAACCCCGGCAAGCTCCAGTTCTACCGCAACGCGGTGCTCTCCTACGAAGGCAATCTGCCGACCGGCGACGCGGTGGTGACCCGCAGCCACGGTCTCTCGGGGACCGTCTCGGTGACCTTCACCAGCAGCGACAACACCGCCGTCGCGGGGCAGGACTACACCGACTCCGACCAGACGCTCACCTTCGCGCCCTGGGAGGTCGTCAAGGTGGTCAAGATCCCGATCCTCTTCGACCCGGCGCCGGAGCCCAGCCCGGAGTTCGCCAACCTGGCGCTCAGCGCGCCGTCCGGTGGCGCCACCCTGGGCGTCGCCTCGTCGTTGCTCTACATCTTCGACAACGACCCGGCCTACCCCGGCATCACGATCGACGACGCCGCCGTCGTCGAAGGCGACAGCGGCCAGACGCTGATGACCTTCAACGTCCACCTCTCGCCGAGCAACCATGCGGTGACCGTCACCTACTTCACCGGACAGGGCACGGCAACGCCTGGCCAGGACTTCCAGTCGAGCGACGGCACGCTGTCGTTCGGCGCCAGCGGTTCGGTGCAGACCCTGCCGGTGCAGGTGGCGGTCTGGGGCGACACCGACGTCGAGGCCGACGAGGTCCTGTGGCTGACGATCACGACAGCGCCCGGAGGTGGCAACTGGGTCGCGTACGACACCGTCGCGGCCGGCAAGATCCTCAACGACGACTCGGGGACCCCGCCGCCGCCGGGTGCGATCTTCGCCGACACCTTCGAGGTCGGCTCGACCGGGCGTTGGTCGGACGCGACGCCCTGA
- a CDS encoding HypC/HybG/HupF family hydrogenase formation chaperone, whose amino-acid sequence MCLGVPGQVVEVTPSEIGIPMGKVDFAGVVKEVCFAYIPDIAVGQWVVVHVGFAISRIDEEEAKQVFKYLEELGELEELAAGDGSEAAHAPAAPRTEA is encoded by the coding sequence ATGTGCCTCGGAGTTCCTGGACAGGTCGTCGAGGTGACGCCAAGCGAGATCGGCATCCCGATGGGGAAGGTCGACTTCGCCGGCGTGGTCAAGGAGGTCTGCTTCGCCTACATCCCCGACATCGCGGTCGGCCAGTGGGTCGTCGTGCACGTCGGCTTCGCCATCAGCCGCATCGACGAGGAAGAGGCCAAACAGGTCTTCAAGTACCTCGAGGAGCTCGGCGAGCTCGAGGAGCTCGCCGCCGGTGACGGCAGCGAGGCGGCTCACGCTCCCGCCGCACCGCGGACGGAGGCCTGA
- the hypE gene encoding hydrogenase expression/formation protein HypE: MAHGGGGRMTQQLIDKLFVPSFANPMLSALHDGAVFSVGGARLAFSTDSYVVRPLFFPGGDIGSLAVHGTVNDLAMCGARPLALSCALILEEGLSMETLARIVASMRDAAAAVGVPIATGDTKVVDRGKGDGVYVNTAGIGLVSPGVEIDPRRARPGDVVLVSGRIAEHGIAIMSVREGLDFESPIESDSAPLHDLVGTLLDRLGEQVHVLRDPTRGGVASALNEIATAAGVGVKLEEAALPVPPAVRGACEILGLDPLYVANEGKAIAVVAREAADEALALWREHPLGRHAARIGEVVDGPAGLVTLRSSIGGTRIVDLLSGEQLPRIC, encoded by the coding sequence ATGGCGCACGGCGGCGGCGGACGGATGACCCAGCAGCTCATCGACAAGCTCTTCGTGCCGAGCTTCGCCAATCCGATGCTCTCCGCGTTGCACGACGGTGCGGTCTTCTCCGTCGGCGGCGCCCGCCTCGCCTTCTCCACCGACTCCTACGTCGTCCGGCCGCTCTTCTTCCCCGGCGGCGACATCGGCTCGCTCGCCGTGCACGGCACGGTCAACGACCTGGCGATGTGCGGCGCGCGGCCGCTCGCGCTCTCCTGCGCGCTGATCCTCGAAGAGGGTCTGTCGATGGAGACGCTGGCGCGCATCGTCGCGTCGATGCGCGATGCCGCGGCGGCGGTCGGGGTGCCGATCGCGACCGGCGACACGAAGGTGGTCGACCGCGGCAAGGGCGACGGCGTGTACGTCAACACCGCGGGGATCGGGCTCGTGTCGCCTGGCGTCGAGATCGACCCGCGGCGCGCGCGACCGGGCGACGTCGTGCTGGTCTCCGGGAGGATCGCCGAGCACGGCATCGCCATCATGTCGGTGCGCGAGGGGCTCGATTTCGAGAGCCCGATCGAGAGCGACTCGGCGCCGCTCCACGACCTCGTCGGCACGCTGCTCGACCGACTGGGCGAGCAGGTTCACGTGCTGCGCGATCCGACACGCGGCGGCGTCGCCTCGGCGCTCAACGAAATCGCCACTGCCGCCGGCGTCGGCGTGAAGCTCGAGGAGGCCGCACTCCCGGTGCCACCCGCCGTGCGCGGCGCCTGCGAGATCCTCGGCCTCGATCCGCTCTACGTCGCCAACGAAGGGAAGGCGATCGCCGTGGTCGCACGCGAGGCCGCCGACGAGGCGCTCGCCCTCTGGCGCGAGCATCCGCTCGGCCGCCACGCCGCGCGCATCGGGGAGGTCGTCGACGGCCCCGCCGGCCTCGTCACCCTGCGCAGCTCGATCGGCGGCACCCGCATCGTCGACCTGCTCTCCGGCGAGCAGCTCCCGCGGATCTGCTGA